The following proteins are co-located in the Hemiscyllium ocellatum isolate sHemOce1 chromosome 27 unlocalized genomic scaffold, sHemOce1.pat.X.cur. SUPER_27_unloc_4, whole genome shotgun sequence genome:
- the LOC132808247 gene encoding uncharacterized protein LOC132808247 → MKSLNTDEVERFKITWSEQTGGGYFSQSVTQSPVAINKKECQSLTINCVFKYRYSYQYFESGHFFRQTRPAAEWERISGGGRFVVSTDKAQKTFSLEIRDVRVEDTATYYCKALGWHTQRLNGALLCYYDDVDGSGTAVTVTAGFGSLVSRGPPLQTSAAGDTVTLSCEYSGICQYTVYWYCQSPGQPPKYMLQRHTSGEQNKENVAGGRISASLDATSKISWLVISQTQLSDSAVYYCALSRLTARTVIHSTERAGQKPEHAGNDRQSATDLGDSSKIPECGVITDTMIHSTEKDFK, encoded by the exons GTTATTTCAGTCAGTCAGTGACACAGAGCCCAGTCGCAATTAATAAGAAGGAGTGTCAGTCTCTCACCATCAACTGTGTTTTTAAATATCGTTATTCTTATCAATATTTTGAGagtggacatttcttcagacaaaCGCGGCCAGCTGCGGAATGGGAGCGGATCTCCGGTGGCGGGAGATTCGTTGTGTCCACAGATAAAGCACAAAAGACATTTTCATTGGAAATTCGGGATGTCAGAGTTGAAGACACCGCCACCTATTACTGCAAAGCTCTGGGATGGCACACACA gagacttaatGGAGCATTGCTGTGTTATTATGACGATGTAGATGGATCCGGAACGGCGGTGACTGTCACAGCTG GTTTCGGTTCCCTGGTGTCCCGGGGTCCACCACTCCAAACCTCTGCTGCTGGTGACACCGTTACATTAAGCTGTGAATACTCAGGGATCTGTCAGTACACAGTTTACTGGTACTGTCAGTCGCCAGGCCAACCTCCAAAATATATGCTTCAAAGACACACCTCAGGAGAGCAGAATAAAGAAAATGTTGCAGGCGGAAGAATCTCTGCTTCTCTTGATGCTACGTCGAAAATCAGTTGGTTAGTGATCTCGCAAACACAACTAAGTGACTCCGCTGTGTATTACTGTGCACTGAGTCGGCTCACAGCCCGCACAGTGATACACAGTACGGAGAGAGCTGGACAAAAACCTGAACATGCTGGGAATGACAGACAGAGTGCCACAGATCTCGGAGACAGCTCTAAAATACCTGAATGTGGAGTGATTACAGACACAATGATACACAGCACggagaaagatttcaaataa